A portion of the Nomia melanderi isolate GNS246 chromosome 2, iyNomMela1, whole genome shotgun sequence genome contains these proteins:
- the dome gene encoding cytokine receptor domeless isoform X2, protein MSSTKADPKRLLQEMFQSSLSGWESVLKHDVARSSDVHRMTDTLCCDSEQCKKHDEHDISNNLPVENDSVNRIQNESCNAAECSAAIEHSSRICLLNRCVSSKDVNRFICTCDIMHLEKQKQISNSYVCSNTCNLRKAPADRKLLLPTTKKVGTQWRNCFWRTFLISFIVLLCTSLCSADLNQCAIGLKTPGRTWPQGDIVLEYGQPLKILCILNRTFVDSEFPGKNATDLVFFRNKKEMEPQYITVINETTISLDVERPPPAEDMYYCKLRLQNDYNKQYEAVCLNKVVVGYKPKEPLNFSCVSHNWENMNCSWVPVQNYVTTRFTLVFKLPGRAGGRKLYPCPKENPKPLPPNTCLWDTTTNPIYRQPYEYYTFILNVENVLGNASFQYKFHHFAHVIPAKPANLSVINKTSDSALLHWSVPFPMQNFPPGLYHKIMYQNHWHSEDTWQVINITNDSHMHKRYYNLTGLEYANTGYDVRVSTKSAVAIGDDKWSEFSVVAFRTPPKVPGGPPKTDIGSFEVAENSASRDVYLYWQTIPDYLQNGDNFTYKIDHVEESGRKVSLVPNETTNTYAKFKGISFNSYRFEIVTKNVVGINKERAKIFVPSQYEIPDGPIAFTKIAFHGGLYELSWKPPIMSTEIMNYTIFWCDNDRDRPYQCTGYLDWVHVSKDTTIYNMTVPDPMKVYQFAISANTQKASSGMVWASCTVIHDNIVGKMKSVWINRIGSNFIEVGWKLDCSDRIGIVEGFNIYYCPIVSPYNLNCKGPKLNTTIKDPHTIHGIVTNLKPYTTYMLSVAVLTKNTEGLHSDPLYNTTLEDAPTTPPQDVKVINVTNTTMFITWKPPDAMNGVLRYYEVYYNRDAQKVEEANHVELKNLMVHTNYSVSVAACTVSCSKKSQPIYNVTKIGLPGRIEVPSVRFMNSSQVVVMWKRPQNAGGYLNYYEISSSDGDIQNSTKTEAQLPIPDCKTVGRERLYQFRVRAVNIVPDNMHLKGPWSEPGEGNCYSDGPSFGVWVMIWVIGGISMVAILFCLGHVSKRMWLKCKAMQDVEVKLPPGLAPNMLLQKVGEPHIRQSSADSSGCSSGQESVTSSLTSDSQVSSDSGTEIDPIPVSPNKLMETLLPCESSSLRQRNVGVTRPGFTADTERWNSYVKVAKSGEPIIGDSLSLARSTPNLTDSTGYTTSQHTWSSTGYMSMPSSEELSSNPSPVPKETATAGGYSVIGAVPKPVKSKSEDNTDLAEPTANTLIPIKAETKAANAYITLASLEQKQKDKKTIETLRDLDDLAFTESNKAKLETLTPFSTSDKTSKPYVQTGLIDSLKKPFTLSGMDGTRSTTMATPFASTSLTDACNKPFVSSFASPTSLPSTLDTTSKPYVSVSSISEVLKKPSFQPAASESSPKPSPPESSAADGSKPYVLASSVFQILQQQQLGKPETTETIEDRGEEDTAYPHCWQTGGTKPTGKLDIDKPIIASKQNTGYVTIAENPKLDQYRSSTVSSPYVQHERFEKPLPQNTTGQSDEQYSKVTVVPSTIQ, encoded by the exons ATGTCTTCGACCAAAGCAGACCCCAAAAGACTCCTACAAGAAATGTTTCAATCATCACTGTCAGGTTgggaaagtgtattgaaacatGATGTTGCTAGATCTTCGGATGTGCATAGAATGACAGACACCCTGTGCTGTGATTCGGAGCAATGTAAAAAACATGATGAGCATGATATAAGTAACAATCTCCCTGTGGAGAACGATAGTGTCAATAGGATACAAAATGAATCATGCAATGCAGCTGAATGTTCAGCAGCTATCGAACATTCTTCTAGAATATGTTTGCTTAATCGTTGTGTGTCAAGCAAAGATGTTAATCGTTTTATCTGTACTTGTGATATAATGCATCttgaaaaacagaaacaaatcTCGAATAGCTATGTCTGTTCTAATACATGCAATTTGCGGAAAGCTCCAGCAGATAGAAAGTTGTTATTACCTACCACTAAAAAAGTTGGTACACAGTGGCGGAATTGTTTTTGGAGAACATTTTTAATctcttttattgttttattgtgtaCATCGTTATGCAGTGCAGATCTCAATCAGTGTGCGATCGGTCTCAAAACACCTGGAA GAACTTGGCCTCAAGGGGATATTGTCCTTGAATATGGTCaaccattaaaaatactttgtatATTGAATCGTACGTTCGTGGATTCTGAATTCCCCGGAAAAAATGCTACGGACCTTGTATTCTTCCGAAATAAGAAAGAGATGGAACCACAATATATTACAGTCATTAATGAAACTACAATATCGTTGGATGTGGAAAGACCTCCACCCGCAGAGGACATGTATTACTGTAAATTGAGGCTGCAGAATGATTATAACAAACAATATGAAGCAGTTTGTTTGAACAAAGTTGTAGTAGGAT ACAAGCCTAAAGAGCCACTGAACTTCTCTTGCGTATCTCACAATTGGGAGAATATGAACTGTTCATGGGTTCCCGTCCAGAATTATGTTACAACGAGATTTACGCTTGTATTTAAATTGCCGGGAAGAGCGGGAGGACGCAAGTTATATCCGTGCCCAAAAGAAAACCCGAAACCATTGCCACCGAATACGTGTCTGTGGGATACAACTACAAACCCGATTTACCGCCAGCCGTACGAATATTATACGTTCATATTAAATGTGGAAAATGTACTAGGAAATGCcagttttcaatataaatttcaccATTTCGCTCACG TTATTCCCGCAAAACCAGCGAATTTGTCGGTGATTAATAAAACATCAGACAGCGCGTTATTGCACTGGAGCGTGCCTTTTCCTATGCAGAACTTTCCACCTGGTTTATACCATAAAATAATGTATCAGAATCACTGGCATTCTGAAGATACCTGGCAG gtaattaatattacaaatgacAGCCACATGCACAAAAGATACTATAATCTGACTGGATTAGAGTACGCTAATACCGGCTACGATGTACGTGTTTCCACGAAAAGTGCTGTTGCGATAGGGGATGATAAATGGAGCGAGTTTAGCGTTGTTGCGTTCAGAACACCACCAAAAG TACCTGGCGGTCCTCCAAAAACCGATATCGGAAGCTTTGAAGTAGCGGAGAACAGTGCTAGCAGAGATGTGTATCTGTATTGGCAAACTATACCGGACTACTTGCAGAATGGTGACAATTTCACGTATAAGATTGATCACGTTGAGGAGAGCGGCCGAAAAGTGTCGCTTGTTCCCAATGAGACGACAAATACGTATGCTAAGTTCAAAGGAATTAGCTTTAACAGTTACAGATTTGAAATCGTTACAAAGAACGTTGTTGGAATAAACAAGGAGCGTGCTAAAATTTTTGTTCCTAGTCAATACGAAA TACCTGATGGGCCAATAGCGTTTACAAAAATCGCATTTCACGGGGGCTTGTACGAGCTGTCTTGGAAGCCGCCTATTATGAGCACAGAAATCATGAATTACACAATTTTTTGGTGCGATAACGACCGCGATCGTCCTTATCAGTGCACT gGTTATCTGGATTGGGTGCATGTGTCCAAGGATACAACGATATACAACATGACTGTACCGGATCCTATGAAAGTGTACCAATTCGCGATCTCAGCGAATACTCAGAAGGCGAGCAGTGGAATGGTGTGGGCCTCGTGTACAGTGATCCACGACAATATCGTTGGAAAAATGAAGTCCGTTTGGATAAACCGAATTGGCTCCAATTTCATCGAGGTCGGTTGGAAACTGGATTGCTCCGATCGCATTGGAATCGTGGAGGGATTCAACATATACTATTGTCCTATCGTATCACCGTACAACTTAAACTGTAAAGGACCGAAGCTGAATACAACGATAAAGGATCCCCATACCATTCACGGAATAGTCACGAATTTGAAGCCTTATACAACTTACATGTTGTCTGTTGCTGTACTAACGAAGAATACAGAGGGATTGCACAGCGATCCTTTATACAACACGACACTGGAAGATGCACCGACAACTCCTCCGCAAGATGTCAAGGTTATCAACGTGACCAACACGACCATGTTCATTACATGGAAACCTCCGGACGCTATGAACGGTGTTCTGAGATACTATGAAGTGTATTACAACAGGGATGCACAGAAAGTGGAGGAAGCTAATCACGTGGAACTGAAGAATCTAATGGTCCACACGAATTACAGTGTCAGCGTCGCAGCATGTACTGTGTCTTGCAGCAAGAAATCACAGCCGATCTACAACGTCACAAAGATTGGTCTACCTGGAAGGATCGAGGTGCCTAGTGTACGATTCATGAACTCCAGCCAAGTGGTCGTTATGTGGAAGAGGCCTCAAAACGCGGGCGGCTATTTGAATTACTATGAAATATCTTCCAGTGATGGTGATATACAGAATAGTACTAAAACAG AGGCCCAACTGCCTATCCCTGATTGCAAGACAGTGGGCAGGGAACGGTTATACCAGTTTCGCGTGAGAGCTGTCAATATTGTGCCCGACAACATGCATTTGAAGGGACCGTGGTCTGAACCCGGAGAAGGAAACTGTTACAGTGATG GACCATCGTTCGGTGTCTGGGTCATGATATGGGTGATAGGAGGTATTAGTATGGTGGCGATACTTTTCTGTCTTGGACACGTGTCGAAGAG aatgTGGTTGAAGTGTAAAGCCATGCAGGACGTTGAAGTCAAATTACCACCGGGATTAGCGCCTAATATG CTTCTTCAAAAAGTGGGTGAACCACACATAAGGCAATCGTCCGCGGATTCGAGCGGCTGTTCGAGCGGTCAGGAGTCCGTCACCTCTTCTCTCACATCCGACTCTCAAGTTTCAAGCGACAGTGGCACAGAGATAGACCCAATACCAGTGTCGCCGAACAAATTAATGGAAACGTTGCTGCCCTGTGAATCGTCGAGTTTACGTCAACGGAACGTCGGAGTGACCAGACCCGGATTCACAGCGGACACGGAACGCTGGAATTCGTACGTGAAAGTTGCGAAGTCCGGAGAGCCAATAATCGGGGACTCATTGTCTCTGGCACGGTCCACGCCTAACTTAACCGACAGCACGGGTTACACAACATCTCAACACACTTGGTCGTCGACCGGTTACATGAGTATGCCATCTTCAGAGGAGCTATCGAGTAACCCGAGTCCCGTTCCCAAAGAGACGGCAACAGCCGGTGGTTACAGTGTCATAGGAGCAGTCCCCAAGCCGGTGAAATCAAAATCCGAAGACAACACGGATCTAGCAGAACCTACCGCGAATACACTGATACCGATCAAAGCAGAGACGAAAGCTGCGAATGCGTACATAACTCTGGCTTCCTTGGAGCAGAAGCAGAAAGACAAGAAGACCATCGAGACCCTGCGCGATCTGGACGACCTGGCGTTTACGGAGTCGAACAAAGCGAAACTGGAGACGTTAACGCCATTCTCTACCAGCGACAAAACTTCGAAGCCTTACGTGCAAACAGGCCTAATCGACTCGCTGAAGAAACCGTTCACTCTGAGTGGTATGGACGGCACAAGGAGTACCACAATGGCCACTCCGTTCGCTTCGACGTCTCTAACCGACGCGTGCAACAAACCGTTCGTATCCTCGTTCGCCAGTCCAACGTCTTTGCCATCCACGCTGGACACCACGTCGAAGCCGTACGTTTCTGTGTCCTCGATTTCCGAGGTGCTGAAGAAACCGAGCTTCCAACCGGCTGCCTCGGAGTCGTCGCCTAAACCGAGCCCGCCCGAGTCCTCTGCGGCCGACGGCTCGAAACCCTATGTGCTTGCCAGCTCCGTTTTCCAGATATTGCAACAGCAACAGCTGGGAAAGCCGGAAACGACGGAGACGATAGAAGACAGGGGCGAGGAGGACACCGCGTATCCTCACTGCTGGCAGACCGGCGGAACGAAGCCGACCGGCAAGCTGGACATCGACAAGCCGATCATCGCCAGCAAACAGAACACTGGTTACGTTACTATAGCGGAGAATCCGAAGCTGGACCAGTACAGGTCGTCGACGGTGTCGTCGCCGTACGTGCAGCACGAGAGATTCGAGAAGCCGCTGCCGCAGAACACCACTGGACAGTCCGACGAACAATACAGTAAAGTGACTGTTGTGCCAAGTACTATTCAATGA
- the dome gene encoding cytokine receptor domeless isoform X1, which produces MSSTKADPKRLLQEMFQSSLSGWESVLKHDVARSSDVHRMTDTLCCDSEQCKKHDEHDISNNLPVENDSVNRIQNESCNAAECSAAIEHSSRICLLNRCVSSKDVNRFICTCDIMHLEKQKQISNSYVCSNTCNLRKAPADRKLLLPTTKKVGTQWRNCFWRTFLISFIVLLCTSLCSADLNQCAIGLKTPGRTWPQGDIVLEYGQPLKILCILNRTFVDSEFPGKNATDLVFFRNKKEMEPQYITVINETTISLDVERPPPAEDMYYCKLRLQNDYNKQYEAVCLNKVVVGYKPKEPLNFSCVSHNWENMNCSWVPVQNYVTTRFTLVFKLPGRAGGRKLYPCPKENPKPLPPNTCLWDTTTNPIYRQPYEYYTFILNVENVLGNASFQYKFHHFAHVIPAKPANLSVINKTSDSALLHWSVPFPMQNFPPGLYHKIMYQNHWHSEDTWQVINITNDSHMHKRYYNLTGLEYANTGYDVRVSTKSAVAIGDDKWSEFSVVAFRTPPKVPGGPPKTDIGSFEVAENSASRDVYLYWQTIPDYLQNGDNFTYKIDHVEESGRKVSLVPNETTNTYAKFKGISFNSYRFEIVTKNVVGINKERAKIFVPSQYEIPDGPIAFTKIAFHGGLYELSWKPPIMSTEIMNYTIFWCDNDRDRPYQCTGYLDWVHVSKDTTIYNMTVPDPMKVYQFAISANTQKASSGMVWASCTVIHDNIVGKMKSVWINRIGSNFIEVGWKLDCSDRIGIVEGFNIYYCPIVSPYNLNCKGPKLNTTIKDPHTIHGIVTNLKPYTTYMLSVAVLTKNTEGLHSDPLYNTTLEDAPTTPPQDVKVINVTNTTMFITWKPPDAMNGVLRYYEVYYNRDAQKVEEANHVELKNLMVHTNYSVSVAACTVSCSKKSQPIYNVTKIGLPGRIEVPSVRFMNSSQVVVMWKRPQNAGGYLNYYEISSSDGDIQNSTKTEAQLPIPDCKTVGRERLYQFRVRAVNIVPDNMHLKGPWSEPGEGNCYSDGPSFGVWVMIWVIGGISMVAILFCLGHVSKRMWLKCKAMQDVEVKLPPGLAPNMKLLQKVGEPHIRQSSADSSGCSSGQESVTSSLTSDSQVSSDSGTEIDPIPVSPNKLMETLLPCESSSLRQRNVGVTRPGFTADTERWNSYVKVAKSGEPIIGDSLSLARSTPNLTDSTGYTTSQHTWSSTGYMSMPSSEELSSNPSPVPKETATAGGYSVIGAVPKPVKSKSEDNTDLAEPTANTLIPIKAETKAANAYITLASLEQKQKDKKTIETLRDLDDLAFTESNKAKLETLTPFSTSDKTSKPYVQTGLIDSLKKPFTLSGMDGTRSTTMATPFASTSLTDACNKPFVSSFASPTSLPSTLDTTSKPYVSVSSISEVLKKPSFQPAASESSPKPSPPESSAADGSKPYVLASSVFQILQQQQLGKPETTETIEDRGEEDTAYPHCWQTGGTKPTGKLDIDKPIIASKQNTGYVTIAENPKLDQYRSSTVSSPYVQHERFEKPLPQNTTGQSDEQYSKVTVVPSTIQ; this is translated from the exons ATGTCTTCGACCAAAGCAGACCCCAAAAGACTCCTACAAGAAATGTTTCAATCATCACTGTCAGGTTgggaaagtgtattgaaacatGATGTTGCTAGATCTTCGGATGTGCATAGAATGACAGACACCCTGTGCTGTGATTCGGAGCAATGTAAAAAACATGATGAGCATGATATAAGTAACAATCTCCCTGTGGAGAACGATAGTGTCAATAGGATACAAAATGAATCATGCAATGCAGCTGAATGTTCAGCAGCTATCGAACATTCTTCTAGAATATGTTTGCTTAATCGTTGTGTGTCAAGCAAAGATGTTAATCGTTTTATCTGTACTTGTGATATAATGCATCttgaaaaacagaaacaaatcTCGAATAGCTATGTCTGTTCTAATACATGCAATTTGCGGAAAGCTCCAGCAGATAGAAAGTTGTTATTACCTACCACTAAAAAAGTTGGTACACAGTGGCGGAATTGTTTTTGGAGAACATTTTTAATctcttttattgttttattgtgtaCATCGTTATGCAGTGCAGATCTCAATCAGTGTGCGATCGGTCTCAAAACACCTGGAA GAACTTGGCCTCAAGGGGATATTGTCCTTGAATATGGTCaaccattaaaaatactttgtatATTGAATCGTACGTTCGTGGATTCTGAATTCCCCGGAAAAAATGCTACGGACCTTGTATTCTTCCGAAATAAGAAAGAGATGGAACCACAATATATTACAGTCATTAATGAAACTACAATATCGTTGGATGTGGAAAGACCTCCACCCGCAGAGGACATGTATTACTGTAAATTGAGGCTGCAGAATGATTATAACAAACAATATGAAGCAGTTTGTTTGAACAAAGTTGTAGTAGGAT ACAAGCCTAAAGAGCCACTGAACTTCTCTTGCGTATCTCACAATTGGGAGAATATGAACTGTTCATGGGTTCCCGTCCAGAATTATGTTACAACGAGATTTACGCTTGTATTTAAATTGCCGGGAAGAGCGGGAGGACGCAAGTTATATCCGTGCCCAAAAGAAAACCCGAAACCATTGCCACCGAATACGTGTCTGTGGGATACAACTACAAACCCGATTTACCGCCAGCCGTACGAATATTATACGTTCATATTAAATGTGGAAAATGTACTAGGAAATGCcagttttcaatataaatttcaccATTTCGCTCACG TTATTCCCGCAAAACCAGCGAATTTGTCGGTGATTAATAAAACATCAGACAGCGCGTTATTGCACTGGAGCGTGCCTTTTCCTATGCAGAACTTTCCACCTGGTTTATACCATAAAATAATGTATCAGAATCACTGGCATTCTGAAGATACCTGGCAG gtaattaatattacaaatgacAGCCACATGCACAAAAGATACTATAATCTGACTGGATTAGAGTACGCTAATACCGGCTACGATGTACGTGTTTCCACGAAAAGTGCTGTTGCGATAGGGGATGATAAATGGAGCGAGTTTAGCGTTGTTGCGTTCAGAACACCACCAAAAG TACCTGGCGGTCCTCCAAAAACCGATATCGGAAGCTTTGAAGTAGCGGAGAACAGTGCTAGCAGAGATGTGTATCTGTATTGGCAAACTATACCGGACTACTTGCAGAATGGTGACAATTTCACGTATAAGATTGATCACGTTGAGGAGAGCGGCCGAAAAGTGTCGCTTGTTCCCAATGAGACGACAAATACGTATGCTAAGTTCAAAGGAATTAGCTTTAACAGTTACAGATTTGAAATCGTTACAAAGAACGTTGTTGGAATAAACAAGGAGCGTGCTAAAATTTTTGTTCCTAGTCAATACGAAA TACCTGATGGGCCAATAGCGTTTACAAAAATCGCATTTCACGGGGGCTTGTACGAGCTGTCTTGGAAGCCGCCTATTATGAGCACAGAAATCATGAATTACACAATTTTTTGGTGCGATAACGACCGCGATCGTCCTTATCAGTGCACT gGTTATCTGGATTGGGTGCATGTGTCCAAGGATACAACGATATACAACATGACTGTACCGGATCCTATGAAAGTGTACCAATTCGCGATCTCAGCGAATACTCAGAAGGCGAGCAGTGGAATGGTGTGGGCCTCGTGTACAGTGATCCACGACAATATCGTTGGAAAAATGAAGTCCGTTTGGATAAACCGAATTGGCTCCAATTTCATCGAGGTCGGTTGGAAACTGGATTGCTCCGATCGCATTGGAATCGTGGAGGGATTCAACATATACTATTGTCCTATCGTATCACCGTACAACTTAAACTGTAAAGGACCGAAGCTGAATACAACGATAAAGGATCCCCATACCATTCACGGAATAGTCACGAATTTGAAGCCTTATACAACTTACATGTTGTCTGTTGCTGTACTAACGAAGAATACAGAGGGATTGCACAGCGATCCTTTATACAACACGACACTGGAAGATGCACCGACAACTCCTCCGCAAGATGTCAAGGTTATCAACGTGACCAACACGACCATGTTCATTACATGGAAACCTCCGGACGCTATGAACGGTGTTCTGAGATACTATGAAGTGTATTACAACAGGGATGCACAGAAAGTGGAGGAAGCTAATCACGTGGAACTGAAGAATCTAATGGTCCACACGAATTACAGTGTCAGCGTCGCAGCATGTACTGTGTCTTGCAGCAAGAAATCACAGCCGATCTACAACGTCACAAAGATTGGTCTACCTGGAAGGATCGAGGTGCCTAGTGTACGATTCATGAACTCCAGCCAAGTGGTCGTTATGTGGAAGAGGCCTCAAAACGCGGGCGGCTATTTGAATTACTATGAAATATCTTCCAGTGATGGTGATATACAGAATAGTACTAAAACAG AGGCCCAACTGCCTATCCCTGATTGCAAGACAGTGGGCAGGGAACGGTTATACCAGTTTCGCGTGAGAGCTGTCAATATTGTGCCCGACAACATGCATTTGAAGGGACCGTGGTCTGAACCCGGAGAAGGAAACTGTTACAGTGATG GACCATCGTTCGGTGTCTGGGTCATGATATGGGTGATAGGAGGTATTAGTATGGTGGCGATACTTTTCTGTCTTGGACACGTGTCGAAGAG aatgTGGTTGAAGTGTAAAGCCATGCAGGACGTTGAAGTCAAATTACCACCGGGATTAGCGCCTAATATG AAGCTTCTTCAAAAAGTGGGTGAACCACACATAAGGCAATCGTCCGCGGATTCGAGCGGCTGTTCGAGCGGTCAGGAGTCCGTCACCTCTTCTCTCACATCCGACTCTCAAGTTTCAAGCGACAGTGGCACAGAGATAGACCCAATACCAGTGTCGCCGAACAAATTAATGGAAACGTTGCTGCCCTGTGAATCGTCGAGTTTACGTCAACGGAACGTCGGAGTGACCAGACCCGGATTCACAGCGGACACGGAACGCTGGAATTCGTACGTGAAAGTTGCGAAGTCCGGAGAGCCAATAATCGGGGACTCATTGTCTCTGGCACGGTCCACGCCTAACTTAACCGACAGCACGGGTTACACAACATCTCAACACACTTGGTCGTCGACCGGTTACATGAGTATGCCATCTTCAGAGGAGCTATCGAGTAACCCGAGTCCCGTTCCCAAAGAGACGGCAACAGCCGGTGGTTACAGTGTCATAGGAGCAGTCCCCAAGCCGGTGAAATCAAAATCCGAAGACAACACGGATCTAGCAGAACCTACCGCGAATACACTGATACCGATCAAAGCAGAGACGAAAGCTGCGAATGCGTACATAACTCTGGCTTCCTTGGAGCAGAAGCAGAAAGACAAGAAGACCATCGAGACCCTGCGCGATCTGGACGACCTGGCGTTTACGGAGTCGAACAAAGCGAAACTGGAGACGTTAACGCCATTCTCTACCAGCGACAAAACTTCGAAGCCTTACGTGCAAACAGGCCTAATCGACTCGCTGAAGAAACCGTTCACTCTGAGTGGTATGGACGGCACAAGGAGTACCACAATGGCCACTCCGTTCGCTTCGACGTCTCTAACCGACGCGTGCAACAAACCGTTCGTATCCTCGTTCGCCAGTCCAACGTCTTTGCCATCCACGCTGGACACCACGTCGAAGCCGTACGTTTCTGTGTCCTCGATTTCCGAGGTGCTGAAGAAACCGAGCTTCCAACCGGCTGCCTCGGAGTCGTCGCCTAAACCGAGCCCGCCCGAGTCCTCTGCGGCCGACGGCTCGAAACCCTATGTGCTTGCCAGCTCCGTTTTCCAGATATTGCAACAGCAACAGCTGGGAAAGCCGGAAACGACGGAGACGATAGAAGACAGGGGCGAGGAGGACACCGCGTATCCTCACTGCTGGCAGACCGGCGGAACGAAGCCGACCGGCAAGCTGGACATCGACAAGCCGATCATCGCCAGCAAACAGAACACTGGTTACGTTACTATAGCGGAGAATCCGAAGCTGGACCAGTACAGGTCGTCGACGGTGTCGTCGCCGTACGTGCAGCACGAGAGATTCGAGAAGCCGCTGCCGCAGAACACCACTGGACAGTCCGACGAACAATACAGTAAAGTGACTGTTGTGCCAAGTACTATTCAATGA